The DNA window GACGCAGCACCTGCAGAGCGTGTTCCAGACCGACCCGCGGGTGGTGGACGAAACACCGCGCCTGCATGAAGCGCAGCGGCGGCTGCAGACCGCGCGCGCTGCGGTGGACCGCGTCGCCGCATTGCCCAGGGGCGAGCGCTCGGCAGAGGATGTGGAGCACGCGATCAACAGCATGTTCGCGGTGTACGACCGGCTGCAGGCGCTGACGTCGGTGCAGATCAGCGACCTGGTCGCCGCCGATCGCGAAGCTGCGATTCCTGCCATGCAGGGGCAGATCCTGATCGACCTGCGCGAGCACGGTGGCCGCTTGGCATCCAACGTGATGGTGCCGCTGGCGGTGCCCGGCGCGTGGCGGGAGCCACAGGTGCGCGCTGCGCAGCAGACCGAGGGCCGCCTGCTGGAGCTGTGGCGGTTGGCGGCCAGCCACGAGTCTGTATTCCGCAGCGAGCCGACGCTGTCTTGGCATTGGGACATGGCGCGCCGGCAGTTCTTCGGCCAGTCGCTGCCGATGGTGGAACAGCTGATCGAAGATGGGCGGCGTGGGGTGCCGCCACCCTGGACGGCGGCCGAGTTCACCTCGCGCTACGTGCCCACCCTGCAATCGCTGGAAGCGCTGCGCGATGGCTACCTCGGCGTTTCGATCGCGCGCTTCGAGCACACCCGCAACAAGGAAGCGGTCCGCCTGGCCGTGCTGGCCGCCACGGTGCTGGGGACGTTGCTGCTGCTTGCGCTGGCCCTGCGCATCGCCCACGTGCAGATCCTGCGGCCGTTGCTGCAGGCGCAGGCGCAGGTGATCCAGATCGCCTCGGATACGCCGGGCACCGAGCAGCATGCCACCCACCCGATGGCGGAAATGCAGCGCCTGTTCGATGCCATCGAGGTACTGCGGGCGAAGTCGCATCAGCGCTCTGCATTGACCCGTGAGCTGCGTGAGCTGGCCGATACCGATCAGCTGACCGGCCTGTTGAACCGGCGCTCGCTGGAAGAGCTGGTACGACAGCGGCATGCCGATGGAAGCACGCAGGCGGTGGTGATTCTGCTGGATGTCGATCATTTCAAGTCGATCAACGATGGGCAGGGCCATGCGGCCGGCGACGATGTGCTGGTGCAGGTGGCGCAGCTGCTGCGCCGCCACCTGCGCCGCAACGACAGCGTCGCCCGTTACGGCGGCGAGGAATTCCTGGTGCTGCTGGCCGAAGGCGATCTGGCCAGTGGCCGGCAGCTGGCCGAGTCGCTGCGGGCGGCACTGCGCGGCAAGGACATCGTGCTGGGCAGTGGCGAGATCCTGCGGGTCACCGCCAGCTTCGGCGTTGCTCAGGGCACGCTTGACCCGATCGGCTGGCACGCGCTGGTACGCGCCGCCGACACCGCCATGTACGCGGCCAAAGCGCTGGGCCGCGACCGGGTGCAGGTGGCTACGGGTGGGCGTGCAGCACGCTGAGGGTAGCCTTGTTCATCGCCAGCGCACGCGCTTCTGCCTAGACTGGCCGCTCGTCTGCCGGAGGAGTACGCCATGACTCTGCGTTCCGTTGTGACTGCCACGCTGGTGGCGGGCCTGTTCGCTGGCTGCGCCAGCAGTGCACCGCAAGCCGATGCGGGCGCCGATGCACCGCGTCATCCTTCGATCGCCGCGGATGCCAGCCCGGTACCAGCCTTCACCGGCGGTGGTGAAGGCTGGTCCATCGAGATCGCCTCCACCGGCAAGGGCAACCACGATGCCACGCTCACCATCGCCGGCCGCAACAGCACCGGTACGCTGCGCTACCTCGGCCAGCCGGCCGGTGCGCCCAGTTCGTTGACAGTACTCAACGGTGAGCTGGGCAAGCAGCCCACCATCGTCGAGATCAAGCGCGAGCCTTGCCGCAATGCCGAAGGCGTGGATACATCGGCCAGCGTGCAGGTGACGGTTGAAGGCCAGCCACAGCGCCGCGGGTGCGGCTTCCTGGCCGTGTACTGACCGATACACGCATGATCGACATTCCGCTGCTGGAAACCCCCCGCCTGCGCCTGCGCGCGCAGCGCCTGGACGACTTCCCCGTGTATGCCGCATTCCTGGCCTCGCCCCGCGCACGCGGCATGGGTGGGCCATTTGGTGAGGTTGCCGCGTGGGGACAGTTCTGCCACGACCTGGCCAGCTGGCATCTGTTCGGGCACGGCGCGTTGATGATCGAGCGCCGCGATACGGGCGAGTGCATCGGCCAGGTTGGCATCAACCATGGCCCGCTGTTCCCGGAACAGGAACTGGGCTGGTTGCTGTATGCCGGGCAGGAAGGGCAGGGTTTCGCCAGCGAAGCCGCTGCGGCGTTGCGTGATTGGGCGTTCGTGGTGCGTTGCCTGCCGACCCTGGTCAGCTACATGGCAGCGGACAACCACGCCTCGCAGGCTGTGGCGGTTCGCCTTGGCGGTGTGCTGGATGGGGCGGCGGTGCGCAGCGATCCGGACGATCTGGTGTTCCGCTATCCGCGTTGACGCTCGAGTGTCACTGCAGCGCGAGCGCAGAAGCACCGCCGGGCTCACCGCGTGAAGAAACCGGCAGCAGTCATCCACGCCTCGGTCACCGCACTGGGCAGACGCTGGGCGCCCACCTGTCGAAGGAACTGCGCATGACCACGCTCACCCTGCCCGAACTGGCCAAGAAGATGGCCGGCATCGATTTCACCATGCTGCAGACTCATGCCGGTGGCCAGATCGCTGGGCGCCCGATGAGCAACAACGGCGATGTGGACTACGACGGCGACAGCTGGTTCTTCACCATGGAAGAGACCGACATGGTGCGCGAGATCAGCGCCGACCCGAACGTGGCGCTGGGTCTTACCGGCAGCAAGTCACTGCTGGGCAAGCCGCCGCTGTTCGTGCACGTGCAGGGCAGGGCAGCGCTGGTCCGCGATCGCGGCACGATGGCCCAGCACTGGGTGAAGGACCTGGAGCGGTGGTTCGAACAGGGTGTCGACACGCCAGGGCTGGTGCTGATCCACGTGCACGCCAGCCGCATCCACTACTGGGATGGCGAGGACGAGGGCGAAATCGTGGTCTGATCGCGGAACCCGTACAGGGCCCCGTGCCTTGCGTCCATGGGTCAGGAGTGCGCAGGCTCGCCGGACCACGCTGCCAGTTCCGGCGCCAGCGCATGTTCCACTGCGCGGCGCAGCAGGGCCGGGGCCACGTAATGCCGATGCGCGCTGTCGATCATCGCCATGTAGAAGCGACCGAACGCATTGAGCGTCTGCACGCGCGAGCCCAGGCTGATCTCGACCTGGCCGTCCTCGTTGAACTGCACGCGTACGCTGCTGCGGAAGCACAGATGGCGGTCATCGGCACCGAGCAGCACTTCGGCACACCGGTCTTCCGCATCCACCTGCGCATCCAGTACCGGGAAACGACCACCGAAGACGCGGCTGCGGTCGCTGGACAGCAGTGACGACACCGGACAGCCCAGCGGGGAGGTGCGCAGGCGCAGCGGCGCAACCAGGCGATTGCGCAGGGCCATCAAGCGGCCGACGCCGGCTGGCGGGTTGCGCAGGAATCCGTCCAGTACGTCGGCCAGCAGTGCGGAGGCGGAGCGGTGGCCGGTCTGCCCGCCGTGCAGCGCCAGCGTGGTCGTGTCGTTGTAGTGACTGTGCGGCAGTGCGCTGGCGAGCATCCCCTGCGTGGGCGCCGCGCTGCTGCAGACCGGGTACGCCGGCGTCGCCCGTTCCACGAATCCGCGCAGTGGCTCCAGGCTGAGGCGGCGCAGCGGCCCGAGCAACGTGCGCGTCTGCGCGCACAGGCGCGCGCGCAGGCTGGGTGCTGCCGCCTGCAGTGACAACTGCAGCAACGGTGTGGCCGCCAGCGTGGTTGCGGTGGGCCAGTGCGCTGCAGGCAGCACGTCGGTCAAGCTGGGGATGTCTGCGGCATTGGCCTGTGCCTGTGCGCGTGCCTGCTCGCTCATTGCCCCGGCCAGTTCATTGCTGTGGCACGAGAGCGCGAACAGCGCAGGGTGTGCCGGACTGTTCGAGGCGAACTGGTGCCAGGTGCCGCCGCCAAAGCGCACGGTGAACAGGCAATCCGGTGGGATGCGGACACGACGCAGTGACCGCAGGAAGTGTGCGGGATCGTCCGCCAGCTGCCCATCGGACGCGCTGGCAAACCGTAGTTCGGCACCCGCACTGCCGGCGATGGCGGTGAACATGCGCGGCCCGGCATGACGATGGAAGGGATGGCCACCGGCACCCACCACGAAGCTGTACAGCGACGACGCATCGCCGTGCTGCAGGTGCATGCCACCCAGCCGCGCTGAAGGCTCGTCCAGTGCATCGATGAAAGCGGGGTGGTGGCGCTGGCGCTGGCTGGCATCGCTCACCAGCGCATCGCCGGCACCGATGCCGAGCTGCGCGATCAGAGTGACTTCCACCGGGCCACCGCCGTCCTGTGCCGGAAGCTGGATACTCGGGAACGAACGGCTGGTGCGGGTCGAACCGGGCATCGCAGTGCTCCTCAGCGGGCGGGTGTCTTGCGGCGTGCGCGCGCTTCGCGCTTCAGCGGGCCACCGACCGGACAGACTTCGGCGGCCCAGGAAAACAGCGTGTTGGCCAGGCGCTCGGGCACCTGCCGGAAGTACACGAACTGGCCGCGCTTCTCGCGTTCGATCAGGCCGGCGTCTTCCAGGATGCGCAGGTGGCTGGACAGTGCCGGCTTGCTGAAATCGAAGCGCTCGGCCAGCTCGCCCGCGCTGAGCTCGCCGGCGCTGAGGTAGGCCAGGATCTGCCGGCGTGCGGTGGAGGCCAGGGCTTCGAAGATGCGGTCCATGGGGTTAGTTAACTAATTCGTTAACTGATGTTCTCCCTGGGGCTGGATGATGTCAAGCGCGGGCGTGCCCGTTGCGTTCTGCCACCCGGCTTTGCCATCCTCCCCGCTGTTTTCCGTTCCCTGGAGTTGCGATGCGCCCTGCGCCCTGGCTGACGGCTGGCCTGCTGCTGCCGATCGTGGTGATGGCCCAGCCCGCGCGTGCGCCGAAGGCACCGGCGCAGGATCCCTTCAGCGAACTGTTCGACACCGCCTGCATGCAGCACATCGGCGCACCGGCGCGCCTGCAGTCGCTGATGGATGCCAACGGCCTGACCCCGCTGCAGCCGGCCGAGGCGGCCACGTTGCTGCAGGGCCAGCCGGGCATGGCGTGGATGGTGCCGTTGGCCAGTGGCCGCTATGCGGTCAGCTGGGCCGACGATGGCACCTGTACCGTGTATGCCGAGAAGGCCGACCCGGCAGTGGTGCAGAAGGGCTTCGCGCGGCTGATGCAGGCCGCGCCGAAACCGCTGCAGATCCGCTCGCTGCCCTCGCGCGGTCCATTGTCCGGCGACCAGGTGGCGATCCAGTACGGCTGGGCAACGCCGGGCGAGAGCAAGCTGCGCGTGCGCTTCCGGCTGGTTACCCGGCAGGCCGCCGAAGCGGGGGTGCAGGCGATGGCCTCGGCCACGCCGGGCGAAGCGATGCGCGAACAGGCCGCGCCGCCTGCATCCGCACCCGCCCGGTAACGGCGCCGGAGCGGAAGCGATTCAGCCAACAGCCCCCGGATGTGATATATCGTTTATCGATAAATCCACCCCGGGGCGGCAGGGCCGCTCCACATCGGAGGCTGCTTGACCGTTCGTCCCGCCCGCGCCCTTCCTGCGCGCGGCTTGTTCACCCTGGCCCAGACCGCCGTGCAGGCGGTGCGCGCGATGTGCTGGCTGGGCATCCTGGCCGCGCTGCTGGCAGTGCCGCTGGTGGCCTACGACCGCAGCTGGCTGCTGGACAGCGTGCACGATGCGCACGCGGCGGCCATGCACGGTTCGCATCTGTTCCTGCATTTCTGCGTGGGCCTTGCCGCCATCGTCGCGCTGCTGGTGCTGTGCCTGGTGTTCCTGCGCCACCTGGCGCGGCTGCTGCGGTCTGCGGCCAACGAGCGCCCCTTCACCCATGCCAATGCCGTGCGCCTGCAACGCATGGCCTGGCTGATGCTGGCGATGGAGGTGCTGTCGATCGTGATCGGGCTCTACGCCAGCTGGATGGGGCCGGACTTCGCCTGGATGGAGGTGGGCGGCGGCATGTCGATCACCGGCCTGGTCGCGGTGCTGATGCTGTTCGTGCTGGCGCGGGTGTTCACCGTCGGCGCAGCGATGCGCGACGATCTGGACAGCGTGATTTGATGAGCATGAGCTGATGGCGATCATCATCACCCTCGACCGCATGCTGCAGCAACGTGGCATGACCCTGTCCGAGCTGGCCGGGCGCATCGACATCACCCTGGCCAACCTGTCGATCCTGAAGACCGGCAAGGCACGTGCGATCCGCTTTTCCACGCTCGATGCGATCTGCCGCGAACTGCAATGCAGCCCCGGCGACCTGCTCGGGCATGACCCCACGCAGGCGCAGGATGCGGATTGACCTTCGCCCCGCCGCGCGCCTGAATCGCATCACTTTCCCCTTACTGACGAAACGGACCTGAAATGGAATGGTTGGCTGACCCCTCGATATGGATGGGCCTTGCAACCCTGGTCGTGCTGGAGATCGTTCTCGGCATCGACAACCTGGTGTTCATCGCGATCCTGGCCGACAAGCTGCCGCCGCACCAACGCGACCGCGCGCGGGTGATCGGCCTGGCGCTGGCGCTGCTGATGCGGCTGGTGCTGCTGGCCGCGCTGGCCTGGATCATGAAACTGACCGAACCGCTGGTCACCCTGTTCGAGCACAGCTTCTCCGGGCGTGATCTGATCCTGCTGGGCGGCGGCCTGTTCCTGCTGTTCAAGGGCACGATGGAACTGCACGAGCGGCTGGAAGGCCGCGAGCATCACGAAGATGGCAAGAAGGTCTACGCCAGCTTCGCGATGGTGGTGGCGCAGATCGTGGTGCTCGATGCCGTGTTCTCGCTGGACTCGGTGATCACCGCCGTCGGCATGGTCGACAACCTCGGCGTGATGTATGCGGCAGTGACCATCGCGATGGTGCTGATGCTGTTGGCCAGCAAACCGCTGACCCGCTTCGTCAACAAGCACCCGACCGTGGTGGTGCTGTGCCTGGGCTTCCTGCTGATGATCGGTTTCAGCCTGGTGGCCGAGGGCCTGGGCTACAAGATTCCGAAGGGGTACCTGTACGCGGCCATCGCGTTCTCGATCCTGGTGGAAGCGTTCAACCAGTGGATACGTTTCAACCACGAGCGCAACGAGCAGCGCCAGCCGTTCCGCCAGCGTACCGCCGATGCAGTGCTGCGCCTGCTGGGCGCGCGCCAGGCCAATGGCCACGATGAAGAAGAAGCCGATGAACGTGGCAGTACCGAAGAACGCCTGCAGCCGGCCGAGCACGAGATGATACGCAGCGTGCTGGGCCTGGCTGACCGCCCGGTGTCCAGCGTGATGACCGTGCGTGCCGACGTGCAGTGGATCGACATGGCGCGCGGTGACGACGACGTGGTCGCCCGCCTGGTGGCGTCGCCGCATACGCGGATGCTGGTGGGCGACGGTGACCTGGACAGCCTGCGTGGCGTGGTGCAGAGCCGCGACCTGCTGGCCGACCTGCTGCAGGGCAAGCCACTGCAACTGGAAGGCAACCTGCGCGAGCCGCAGTACGTGCTGTCCAGCGCCAGTGCGTTGCAGGCCCTGGAGCTGATCCGCCAGCATCCGGTGCCGCTGGCGGTGGCGGTGGACGAGTACGGCAGCGTGGAAGGCCTGGTGACCGCCAACGACCTGCTGGCGGCCATCGCCGGTGATCTGGCCGATACCCAGGACGAGCGCTATGGCGTGGTCGCGCAGGGCGAGGACTGCTGGGACGCCGACGGCGCGCTGACCCTGGACGACCTGCAGCGGCTGGCCGGCGTGTCGCTGCCGCGCAGCGCGGACTACATGACCATCTCCGGGCTGGTGCTGGAACAGCTGGGGCGCCTGCCCGACATCGGCGACACGCTGGAGGTGGCCGGTATCCGCATCACCGTGCTGGCAATGGAGAAGCGCCGCATCACGCGGTTGCGGGTGGAGCGCTTGCCGGAGGCGTGACGACGGTAGAGCCGAGCCCGTGCTCGGCTCTATCCATTGCCATCTTCTGCCGTCACCATGGCGGGCCTGTTTACCGTTCTGGATTGTCGTAGTGCTGAGTACGATTGGTTTTCTGATGGGCCTGTATGTGGCCTGGCGCCTGTTCTGGCCACTGCGCCTGCCTGTCTGGTTGAAGGTGGTGCTGTCCGTGCTGCTGGTGGGCATTGCCGTGCAGCTGCGCATCGTCGCCAGCTTCTGGGGCACGATGGCCTCGCCGGAAATTCCGAAGATGGCCATCGCCACGCTGGCCACCGGCTCCACCGCGGTGCTGCTGCTGGCCCTGGCGCTGCTGGTGCTGGACGCCGGACTGTTGGCTGCCCGCCTGTTGCGCGCACCGCGTGCCCTGTCTGCACTGCGCAGCAGGGCGCTACGCCCGTCCGTTGCGGTGCTGGCACTGCTGCTCAGCGGCTTCGGTGTCAGCCAGGGCATGGCCGTACCCCAGCCGCGGCAGATCGAGGTGGCCATCGCCGGCCTGCCGCAGGCCTTCGATGGCTACCGCGTGCTGCAGCTCACCGACATCCATGCCAGCCGCCTGCTCACCGGCGACTGGGTGCGCCAGGTCGTAGCAGCAAGCAATGCGCTGCAACCGGACCTGGTGGTGATCACCGGTGACCTCATTGACGGCAGCGTGCAGGCGCGCCGCAACGATTACACCCCACTGGCTGACCTGCGTGCGCCGGACGGGGTGATCGTCATCACCGGCAACCACGAGTACTACGCGCAGTACAGCGAATGGATGCAGGCGTTCCGCGCGCTGCACATGCAGGTGCTGGAAAACAGCCACACCCAGGTGCTTCGTGGTGATGCAGCGCTGACCATCGCCGGGGTGACCGACCCGGTGGCCTCGCGCTATGGCCTGCCACTGCCCGACCTGGACGCCGCACTGGCCGGTGCCGACCTGACCGCACCGGTGATCCTGCTTGACCATCGGCCACGCAATGCACGCGAAGCGGCTGCACGCGGGGTGAAGCTGCAGCTTTCCGGGCACACCCATGGCGGCCAGATCATCGGCATGGACGAGCTGGTGAAGCGTGCCAACGGCGGCTTCGTTTCCGGCCGCTATGCGGTGGATGGCATGACGCTCTACGTGAGCAACGGTGCCGGCCTGTGGGCGGGATTCCCGGCGCGCATCGGCGTGCCGTCGGAGATCACGTTGATCACCCTGCGCCGGGCGCCGTAACAGAGTGGGGTCGGATCCCTTTGCCAGCGGCAAAGGGCTCTGACCCCATTTAACCCGGGGGGCATCCACGCATGGCGTGGATCTACTGCGTTCCTTCCGGGGCATCCACGCATGGCGTGGATCTACTGCATCGTCACTGCCGCCATGACACCCTTCGGCGATGAAGGAAAACACGCAATGACTGCGGGGCGGCAGCGCTCGATGTGGGTGGCCGGCCTGTCCACGGTGGTGGAGTGGTACGACTTCACCCTGTACCTGTACTTCGCCACGGTGCTGTCGCGGGTGTTCTTCGGCGGCGGCCAGGAGGCGATGCTGGTTACCCTGGCCGGCTTCGCGGTGTCCTACCTGATGCGTCCGCTCGGTGCGCTGTGCTTCGGCCACCTGGGCGACCGGCTCGGCCGGCGCTGGATGCTGCTGGCCTCGATGGCGCTGATGGCGGCGGCCATGCTGGCCACCGCGTTGCTGCCGACGGCGGCGACCGCTGGTGCGACTGCCGGCGTGCTGCTGTTGATCCTGCGCTGCGTGATGGCATTCTCGGTGGGCGGCGAATACACCGGCGTGGTCGCCTACCTGCTGGAAAGCGCGCCGGCGCGACGACGCGGCCTGGTCACTTCGTTGGCCTCGGCGGCCAGTGAAGTGGGCGCGTTGCTGGCGGTGGCGATCTCCGCGCTCACGGTGGCGCTGTTGCCTGCGCCGCAGCTGGACAGCTGGGGCTGGCGAATCCCGTTCTTCTTCGGCG is part of the Stenotrophomonas lactitubi genome and encodes:
- a CDS encoding GNAT family N-acetyltransferase — encoded protein: MIDIPLLETPRLRLRAQRLDDFPVYAAFLASPRARGMGGPFGEVAAWGQFCHDLASWHLFGHGALMIERRDTGECIGQVGINHGPLFPEQELGWLLYAGQEGQGFASEAAAALRDWAFVVRCLPTLVSYMAADNHASQAVAVRLGGVLDGAAVRSDPDDLVFRYPR
- a CDS encoding metallophosphoesterase is translated as MVVVLSTIGFLMGLYVAWRLFWPLRLPVWLKVVLSVLLVGIAVQLRIVASFWGTMASPEIPKMAIATLATGSTAVLLLALALLVLDAGLLAARLLRAPRALSALRSRALRPSVAVLALLLSGFGVSQGMAVPQPRQIEVAIAGLPQAFDGYRVLQLTDIHASRLLTGDWVRQVVAASNALQPDLVVITGDLIDGSVQARRNDYTPLADLRAPDGVIVITGNHEYYAQYSEWMQAFRALHMQVLENSHTQVLRGDAALTIAGVTDPVASRYGLPLPDLDAALAGADLTAPVILLDHRPRNAREAAARGVKLQLSGHTHGGQIIGMDELVKRANGGFVSGRYAVDGMTLYVSNGAGLWAGFPARIGVPSEITLITLRRAP
- a CDS encoding DUF2867 domain-containing protein, with translation MPGSTRTSRSFPSIQLPAQDGGGPVEVTLIAQLGIGAGDALVSDASQRQRHHPAFIDALDEPSARLGGMHLQHGDASSLYSFVVGAGGHPFHRHAGPRMFTAIAGSAGAELRFASASDGQLADDPAHFLRSLRRVRIPPDCLFTVRFGGGTWHQFASNSPAHPALFALSCHSNELAGAMSEQARAQAQANAADIPSLTDVLPAAHWPTATTLAATPLLQLSLQAAAPSLRARLCAQTRTLLGPLRRLSLEPLRGFVERATPAYPVCSSAAPTQGMLASALPHSHYNDTTTLALHGGQTGHRSASALLADVLDGFLRNPPAGVGRLMALRNRLVAPLRLRTSPLGCPVSSLLSSDRSRVFGGRFPVLDAQVDAEDRCAEVLLGADDRHLCFRSSVRVQFNEDGQVEISLGSRVQTLNAFGRFYMAMIDSAHRHYVAPALLRRAVEHALAPELAAWSGEPAHS
- a CDS encoding TerC family protein, which encodes MEWLADPSIWMGLATLVVLEIVLGIDNLVFIAILADKLPPHQRDRARVIGLALALLMRLVLLAALAWIMKLTEPLVTLFEHSFSGRDLILLGGGLFLLFKGTMELHERLEGREHHEDGKKVYASFAMVVAQIVVLDAVFSLDSVITAVGMVDNLGVMYAAVTIAMVLMLLASKPLTRFVNKHPTVVVLCLGFLLMIGFSLVAEGLGYKIPKGYLYAAIAFSILVEAFNQWIRFNHERNEQRQPFRQRTADAVLRLLGARQANGHDEEEADERGSTEERLQPAEHEMIRSVLGLADRPVSSVMTVRADVQWIDMARGDDDVVARLVASPHTRMLVGDGDLDSLRGVVQSRDLLADLLQGKPLQLEGNLREPQYVLSSASALQALELIRQHPVPLAVAVDEYGSVEGLVTANDLLAAIAGDLADTQDERYGVVAQGEDCWDADGALTLDDLQRLAGVSLPRSADYMTISGLVLEQLGRLPDIGDTLEVAGIRITVLAMEKRRITRLRVERLPEA
- a CDS encoding helix-turn-helix domain-containing protein codes for the protein MAIIITLDRMLQQRGMTLSELAGRIDITLANLSILKTGKARAIRFSTLDAICRELQCSPGDLLGHDPTQAQDAD
- a CDS encoding NMCC_0638 family (lipo)protein — translated: MRPAPWLTAGLLLPIVVMAQPARAPKAPAQDPFSELFDTACMQHIGAPARLQSLMDANGLTPLQPAEAATLLQGQPGMAWMVPLASGRYAVSWADDGTCTVYAEKADPAVVQKGFARLMQAAPKPLQIRSLPSRGPLSGDQVAIQYGWATPGESKLRVRFRLVTRQAAEAGVQAMASATPGEAMREQAAPPASAPAR
- a CDS encoding DUF2975 domain-containing protein; translation: MCWLGILAALLAVPLVAYDRSWLLDSVHDAHAAAMHGSHLFLHFCVGLAAIVALLVLCLVFLRHLARLLRSAANERPFTHANAVRLQRMAWLMLAMEVLSIVIGLYASWMGPDFAWMEVGGGMSITGLVAVLMLFVLARVFTVGAAMRDDLDSVI
- a CDS encoding pyridoxamine 5'-phosphate oxidase family protein, which gives rise to MTTLTLPELAKKMAGIDFTMLQTHAGGQIAGRPMSNNGDVDYDGDSWFFTMEETDMVREISADPNVALGLTGSKSLLGKPPLFVHVQGRAALVRDRGTMAQHWVKDLERWFEQGVDTPGLVLIHVHASRIHYWDGEDEGEIVV
- a CDS encoding metalloregulator ArsR/SmtB family transcription factor, which produces MDRIFEALASTARRQILAYLSAGELSAGELAERFDFSKPALSSHLRILEDAGLIEREKRGQFVYFRQVPERLANTLFSWAAEVCPVGGPLKREARARRKTPAR
- a CDS encoding GGDEF domain-containing protein, with amino-acid sequence MGRRASPNGLQTWLWILGGLFVLCTLPLMAIALVQGTQRYTEAEANLVSLRQLRQTFELANLVSAERGPANSLLGADSTDAQEQRRLAAQLVVARQRVDAATQHLQSVFQTDPRVVDETPRLHEAQRRLQTARAAVDRVAALPRGERSAEDVEHAINSMFAVYDRLQALTSVQISDLVAADREAAIPAMQGQILIDLREHGGRLASNVMVPLAVPGAWREPQVRAAQQTEGRLLELWRLAASHESVFRSEPTLSWHWDMARRQFFGQSLPMVEQLIEDGRRGVPPPWTAAEFTSRYVPTLQSLEALRDGYLGVSIARFEHTRNKEAVRLAVLAATVLGTLLLLALALRIAHVQILRPLLQAQAQVIQIASDTPGTEQHATHPMAEMQRLFDAIEVLRAKSHQRSALTRELRELADTDQLTGLLNRRSLEELVRQRHADGSTQAVVILLDVDHFKSINDGQGHAAGDDVLVQVAQLLRRHLRRNDSVARYGGEEFLVLLAEGDLASGRQLAESLRAALRGKDIVLGSGEILRVTASFGVAQGTLDPIGWHALVRAADTAMYAAKALGRDRVQVATGGRAAR